In Liquorilactobacillus nagelii DSM 13675, the following proteins share a genomic window:
- a CDS encoding helix-turn-helix transcriptional regulator translates to MEIQKHFKVTLRGLRATYGLSQKEAAEAIGVGLETWRNYERGITSPDEKKLRVIEKVFNISYDDIIFCRQLRLNRSKVTE, encoded by the coding sequence ATGGAAATTCAAAAACATTTCAAAGTAACTTTAAGAGGCCTACGTGCAACTTATGGGCTAAGCCAAAAAGAAGCGGCTGAAGCTATTGGTGTGGGGCTTGAAACGTGGAGAAACTATGAACGTGGGATCACTTCACCTGATGAAAAGAAGCTCAGAGTGATTGAAAAAGTATTCAATATAAGTTACGACGATATTATTTTTTGTCGTCAATTACGATTAAATCGTAGCAAAGTCACAGAATAG
- a CDS encoding Bro-N domain-containing protein, which produces MKTEVWNGHQIRFIELNNEWFAIGKDVTDALEYINSRDAIKAHVDEEDKNTVAIHDGIKGNPNRVVISEFGIYDLIFNSKMPQAKQFKRWVFNVIKTLRTQSGLEGFEIFRTLDKDHQRKMMNQLNQSLSHPVRLNFMKANTITNKAVSTKFGFKKMIKKGEMTPQMLAEREHVLEDVVNLMALRDKYGLNISISQTIYNSDKQLVTE; this is translated from the coding sequence ATGAAAACAGAAGTTTGGAATGGGCATCAAATAAGATTCATTGAATTGAACAATGAATGGTTTGCTATCGGCAAAGATGTTACTGACGCTTTGGAATATATCAATAGCAGAGATGCAATCAAAGCACATGTTGATGAAGAAGATAAGAATACCGTAGCGATTCACGACGGTATTAAAGGAAATCCAAATAGAGTAGTAATTTCTGAGTTTGGAATTTATGATTTGATTTTTAATTCAAAAATGCCACAAGCAAAACAATTTAAACGCTGGGTCTTCAACGTAATCAAAACATTGCGTACTCAATCAGGACTAGAGGGCTTTGAGATTTTCCGAACACTTGATAAGGATCATCAACGAAAAATGATGAATCAACTTAATCAATCATTATCACATCCAGTGCGACTAAATTTTATGAAAGCAAACACGATTACAAATAAAGCAGTATCAACTAAGTTTGGCTTTAAGAAAATGATTAAAAAGGGTGAAATGACACCACAGATGCTAGCTGAACGTGAGCATGTTTTAGAGGATGTAGTAAATTTGATGGCTTTACGAGATAAGTACGGATTGAATATTTCAATCAGTCAGACAATTTACAACTCGGATAAGCAACTAGTTACGGAATAA
- a CDS encoding DUF771 domain-containing protein — translation MPTLINENAIAELVEQQVNKLTDERLLTRLDGITWSTDQFRKACCGGKDSGWVTTFILDKFLDEIDYYHGGWLIRGGRGKANIIFAKPACEWMEKNRNRIDWEAKI, via the coding sequence ATGCCCACATTGATAAATGAAAATGCAATTGCCGAACTTGTAGAACAGCAAGTCAACAAACTTACTGATGAGCGACTACTAACTAGGCTTGATGGCATAACGTGGTCAACTGACCAATTCCGCAAAGCTTGCTGTGGTGGCAAAGACAGCGGCTGGGTTACGACTTTCATTTTAGACAAGTTTCTTGATGAGATTGATTACTACCACGGTGGCTGGCTGATTCGTGGTGGACGAGGAAAGGCAAATATTATTTTCGCCAAGCCTGCTTGCGAGTGGATGGAGAAAAATCGTAACCGAATTGATTGGGAGGCGAAAATATGA
- a CDS encoding AAA family ATPase, with protein sequence MSVKINKLEIENVKRVKAVKIEPSQNGLTIVGGNNNQGKSSVLDAIAWALGGNKYKPSKAEREGSAIPPRLHIVMNNGLIVERTGKNSSLKVIDPNGEKGGQQLLNDFVEELAINLPKFMESTNKEKAKILLRIIGVGDQLYQLEQKEQEIYNQRHTIGQIADQKGKYAKEQPYFPDAPKQLVDVSELIKQQQTILAKNGENARKRQQVKEIQGQFELENQQIKQLQEQLAQLQAKHAKTEADLQVAQKDTSILHDESTAELEANLSHIDEINRKVRANLDKDKAEDDAKQYANQYDKLTEQINQVRKDKAALLNNAKLPLPGLSVEDGELTYNGQKWDNMSGSDQLKVSTAIVRQLKPDCGFILLDKLEQMDMVTLTEFGKWLEQEGLQAIATRVSTGRECSIIIDDGYVKRQEQTIKQPKPESSWAGKGAF encoded by the coding sequence TTGTCAGTCAAAATTAATAAATTAGAAATCGAAAATGTTAAACGCGTTAAGGCAGTCAAAATTGAGCCTAGCCAAAATGGATTAACTATCGTAGGCGGAAATAATAACCAAGGGAAGTCAAGCGTACTTGATGCAATTGCTTGGGCATTGGGTGGAAATAAGTACAAACCGTCAAAGGCAGAACGCGAAGGGTCAGCAATCCCACCTAGATTACACATTGTGATGAATAACGGCTTAATCGTTGAACGTACTGGTAAGAATTCAAGCTTAAAAGTAATTGATCCGAATGGTGAAAAGGGTGGCCAACAATTACTAAACGATTTTGTTGAAGAGTTAGCTATCAACTTGCCAAAGTTTATGGAGTCAACGAATAAAGAAAAAGCAAAAATATTGCTGCGAATAATCGGTGTTGGTGACCAGTTGTATCAACTAGAACAGAAAGAACAGGAAATCTATAATCAACGCCACACTATTGGACAGATAGCTGACCAAAAAGGTAAGTACGCTAAAGAACAGCCTTATTTTCCAGACGCGCCAAAGCAGTTAGTTGATGTTAGCGAGTTAATCAAGCAGCAACAAACAATTTTGGCTAAGAATGGTGAAAATGCTCGAAAACGCCAGCAGGTTAAAGAAATTCAAGGACAATTTGAACTTGAAAATCAGCAAATTAAACAGCTTCAGGAACAACTAGCACAGCTACAAGCCAAACATGCTAAGACAGAAGCAGATTTACAAGTAGCTCAAAAAGATACATCAATTCTGCATGATGAATCGACAGCAGAACTTGAAGCAAACTTATCTCATATTGACGAAATCAACCGCAAAGTTCGGGCTAATCTCGATAAAGATAAAGCCGAAGATGATGCAAAACAGTACGCTAATCAGTACGACAAACTAACCGAACAAATTAATCAAGTTAGAAAAGATAAAGCTGCATTGTTAAATAACGCAAAGCTACCTTTACCGGGGTTGTCCGTTGAAGATGGGGAACTAACTTACAACGGTCAAAAATGGGACAACATGAGCGGTTCGGACCAGCTAAAAGTGTCAACTGCGATTGTTCGTCAGCTGAAACCAGATTGCGGATTCATACTCTTAGATAAATTAGAACAGATGGACATGGTTACATTAACAGAATTTGGAAAGTGGCTTGAACAGGAAGGCCTTCAAGCAATTGCTACAAGAGTTTCGACTGGCAGAGAGTGTTCAATAATTATTGATGATGGTTATGTTAAAAGGCAAGAACAAACAATTAAGCAGCCTAAACCAGAATCATCATGGGCTGGGAAAGGAGCATTTTAA
- a CDS encoding ATP-binding protein → MNITSGIVPKPQKCVLYGVEGIGKTTFASQFPDPLFIDTEDSTLYLNVKRFDKPTSWEMLLQQVEYVKTNRPCKTLVIDTMDWAEELCKQHLMQKNGWNAIDATGYGARYVALAGEIGGLLNKLSEVIEVGINVVITAHAWLRKKEEPDEMGAYDRYELKLEKKTAPLVKEWADMVLFANYKTLIITDEKTSSKKAQGGQRVMYTTHRPTWDAKNRLGLPDELPFDYSQIAQAFMKATTPATSISEPVKPAISQAKAADQEVGPVPPEQLDPIPQPDPAPEFAEDIPDVIPQSVADLMKINHVTVNEITQTIYKGGFMPADTPLKNIPDDLWNYLATNWNNTLGFIQNTLRK, encoded by the coding sequence ATGAATATCACGAGTGGAATTGTACCCAAACCTCAAAAGTGTGTTTTGTACGGAGTGGAAGGCATTGGTAAAACGACATTTGCCAGTCAATTCCCAGATCCATTATTTATAGACACAGAAGACTCAACTCTGTATCTGAATGTTAAACGTTTCGACAAACCCACCAGCTGGGAAATGCTGCTACAGCAAGTTGAATATGTTAAAACAAATCGTCCGTGTAAGACATTAGTAATCGATACGATGGATTGGGCCGAAGAATTATGCAAACAACATTTGATGCAAAAAAACGGTTGGAACGCAATTGACGCAACTGGATATGGAGCTAGATATGTTGCATTAGCCGGAGAAATTGGGGGTTTGCTTAATAAGCTGAGTGAAGTAATTGAAGTTGGAATCAATGTTGTAATCACTGCACATGCTTGGCTGCGAAAAAAAGAAGAACCTGACGAAATGGGTGCTTATGATCGATACGAATTAAAGCTCGAAAAGAAAACAGCGCCACTCGTTAAGGAGTGGGCTGACATGGTATTGTTTGCTAATTACAAAACACTGATTATTACTGATGAAAAGACAAGCAGTAAAAAAGCACAGGGAGGTCAACGTGTAATGTATACAACACACCGACCAACATGGGATGCAAAAAATCGTTTAGGTCTACCAGATGAATTACCTTTTGATTATTCACAAATTGCGCAGGCATTTATGAAAGCAACTACTCCAGCCACATCAATCAGTGAGCCGGTTAAACCAGCAATTTCACAAGCTAAAGCTGCTGATCAAGAAGTAGGGCCAGTTCCACCAGAACAACTGGATCCAATTCCACAACCAGATCCAGCACCAGAATTTGCAGAAGATATTCCTGATGTAATTCCGCAAAGTGTTGCTGACTTGATGAAGATTAATCATGTGACTGTTAATGAAATTACTCAAACTATCTACAAAGGCGGATTCATGCCAGCAGACACACCACTAAAAAATATTCCTGACGATTTGTGGAATTACTTAGCAACTAATTGGAATAACACTCTAGGATTTATCCAAAACACATTAAGAAAATAA
- a CDS encoding DEAD/DEAH box helicase, producing the protein MELRPYQEESREKVESEWKKGHKKTLLVLPTGTGKTIVFAKIIEDCVRAGERVLVLAHRGELLEQASDKLAKATGLKTATEKAEQTSLGSFYRVVVGSVQTLQRSKRLKQFATDYFDTIVVDEAHHCISDGYQRVLNYFKDAKVLGVTATADRGDQRNLGEYFQSLAYEYSLPAAIKDGYLTPIKALTIPLKLDISGVKQQAGDFSTKELGTALDPYLEQIADEMVKNCMNRKTVVFLPLVKTSKKFTEILNQHGFKAAEVNGESDDRKQVLADFESGKYNVLCNSMLLTEGWDCPSVDCIIVLRPTKVRGLYSQMVGRGTRLAPGKTELLLLDFLWHTERLDLCHPAHLITKNDEVAKKMTENIQDSTAPIDIEEAEKEAAEDVVAEREESLAKQLAEMKRRKRKLVDPLQFEMSIQDEDLSSYVPSFGWEMAPPSDKQKKALEKMGIMPDEIDNAGKADVLLTRLSMRRQGGLTTPKQIRFLEGRGFQHVGTWQFESASKMINRIAANGWRTPQGIKPTEYKPQELMTV; encoded by the coding sequence ATCGAATTAAGACCGTATCAAGAAGAATCACGTGAAAAAGTTGAATCAGAATGGAAAAAAGGGCATAAAAAAACCTTGTTAGTTCTTCCAACGGGAACGGGTAAGACGATTGTATTCGCCAAAATTATTGAAGATTGTGTTAGAGCAGGTGAACGTGTACTTGTCTTAGCGCATCGAGGAGAATTACTAGAACAGGCTTCAGATAAATTAGCCAAAGCGACAGGCTTGAAAACTGCAACTGAAAAAGCTGAACAGACTAGCTTAGGCAGTTTTTATCGTGTAGTAGTCGGGTCCGTCCAAACACTGCAGAGGTCAAAACGACTTAAGCAATTTGCAACTGATTATTTTGACACAATTGTAGTTGATGAAGCACATCACTGTATTTCAGACGGATATCAACGAGTATTGAATTACTTCAAAGATGCAAAAGTGTTAGGCGTAACTGCTACAGCAGATCGTGGCGACCAACGCAATCTTGGCGAGTATTTTCAAAGTCTGGCATATGAATACAGTTTGCCGGCAGCTATCAAAGATGGGTATTTAACGCCAATTAAAGCACTGACTATTCCACTAAAACTTGATATTTCTGGAGTTAAACAGCAAGCCGGAGATTTCAGCACTAAAGAATTAGGTACTGCGTTAGATCCATACCTAGAGCAGATAGCAGACGAAATGGTTAAAAATTGTATGAATCGCAAGACAGTTGTGTTTTTACCGCTTGTCAAAACATCAAAAAAGTTCACTGAAATTTTAAATCAGCATGGATTTAAAGCAGCAGAAGTTAATGGTGAATCTGATGACAGAAAGCAAGTACTAGCTGATTTTGAGTCTGGGAAGTACAACGTTTTGTGTAATTCAATGTTGCTAACAGAAGGTTGGGATTGTCCATCAGTTGACTGCATTATCGTTTTAAGGCCGACAAAGGTACGCGGTCTTTACAGTCAGATGGTTGGTCGTGGGACTCGCTTAGCACCAGGAAAAACAGAATTATTACTACTTGATTTTCTATGGCACACTGAACGCTTAGACCTTTGCCACCCAGCACATTTGATTACCAAAAATGATGAAGTTGCTAAAAAAATGACTGAAAACATTCAGGATTCTACTGCACCAATCGATATTGAGGAAGCCGAAAAGGAAGCTGCAGAAGATGTTGTTGCGGAACGTGAGGAATCGCTAGCTAAACAATTGGCTGAGATGAAACGTAGAAAACGTAAGCTAGTTGATCCATTACAGTTTGAAATGTCAATCCAAGACGAGGACCTTTCAAGTTATGTTCCAAGTTTCGGCTGGGAAATGGCTCCGCCAAGTGATAAGCAGAAAAAAGCACTCGAAAAAATGGGTATCATGCCAGATGAAATTGATAATGCCGGGAAAGCTGATGTTTTATTAACCAGATTATCAATGAGACGTCAAGGCGGCTTAACAACGCCTAAGCAGATTCGATTTTTAGAGGGTCGAGGTTTCCAGCATGTTGGAACTTGGCAGTTTGAAAGTGCTAGCAAGATGATTAACAGAATTGCAGCAAATGGTTGGCGCACACCTCAGGGCATTAAGCCAACCGAGTACAAGCCACAAGAATTAATGACAGTATAA
- a CDS encoding AAA family ATPase: MEKFNLLDPLAAISPSMLSYQEWCDVGMALKHEGYSVDDWDSWSRSDPGRYHEGECERKWNTFKGTNTPVTGATITQMAKNNGWQPHGSNPDGNEFIGWNDSFVTSIDKDYKIIDPDYIGGRAIQEPTNWNPAEQIINYLKSLFDMGEVIRFVNDAWYDENNDKWKPGNGVYTQTAGTIIEKLQKSNGDIGAVMGDPEKRAGAWICVNPLDGKGTKNNNVTDYRFVLVESDSMELEKQNELLRKLELPIATLTYSGSRSLHAVVKVDAVNLPQYQERVDHLYKILEKNGLRVDKQNKNPARLTRLPGFERGEKKQFLIATNLGQESWDDWKDYIEDMNDNLPEMENMSDLFDKPIILAPELISGVLRQGHKMLIAGPSKAGKSFALIQLAIAIAEGWKWFNFQCQRGRVLYVNLELDERSAKKRFVEIYNTLGRGHDHVDNIDVWNLRGKTSPMDKLAPKLIRRAEKAEYKAVIIDPIYKVLTGDENNAHDMSLFVNQFDLIATELKCSVIYAHHHSKGSQGGKASMDRSSGSGVFARDPDAILDLIELPVDEPRYDQRENEAICSVYQSAIKHFNSNYEIPLDDTFSLKQMSHHLLAALTGLPNSKQILKQINEQKNAAVTAIRQATAWRLSGTLREFPKFDPVNAWFQYPIHVLDDSLQDIKIDDDQKTKWKKGTQKANQSKSEKSQQELEEAFNILSMDGGAIEVNKIADYLEVSKRAVYNRIKKSKKFSADGGMIEKINNNDK, encoded by the coding sequence ATGGAAAAGTTCAATTTATTGGACCCACTAGCTGCAATCAGTCCGTCAATGCTTAGCTACCAGGAGTGGTGCGATGTAGGAATGGCTTTAAAACATGAGGGCTATTCAGTTGATGATTGGGATAGTTGGAGTCGAAGTGATCCAGGTCGATATCACGAAGGTGAATGTGAGCGCAAATGGAATACTTTCAAGGGTACTAATACGCCAGTAACGGGTGCGACAATCACACAGATGGCAAAAAATAACGGCTGGCAGCCACATGGAAGCAATCCAGATGGCAACGAGTTTATTGGCTGGAATGACAGTTTTGTGACCTCGATTGATAAAGATTACAAAATTATTGACCCTGATTATATAGGTGGTCGAGCGATACAAGAGCCGACTAATTGGAACCCAGCAGAACAGATTATTAATTATTTAAAATCATTGTTCGATATGGGCGAAGTAATCAGATTCGTTAACGATGCTTGGTATGACGAAAACAATGATAAATGGAAGCCAGGCAACGGTGTGTATACTCAGACAGCTGGGACTATTATCGAAAAACTGCAAAAGTCCAATGGAGATATTGGTGCAGTAATGGGTGACCCAGAGAAAAGAGCAGGTGCATGGATATGTGTTAATCCGTTGGATGGTAAAGGTACTAAAAACAATAATGTTACAGATTATCGTTTTGTTTTAGTTGAAAGTGATTCGATGGAATTAGAAAAGCAAAACGAATTATTACGAAAACTGGAATTACCAATTGCAACGTTGACTTATTCAGGCAGTCGCAGCTTACATGCGGTAGTTAAAGTTGATGCAGTCAACTTACCGCAATATCAGGAACGAGTAGATCACCTTTACAAGATTCTTGAAAAGAACGGTTTGCGAGTTGACAAGCAAAACAAGAACCCAGCAAGGCTTACTAGGCTACCAGGTTTTGAACGTGGGGAAAAGAAACAATTTTTAATCGCTACGAATCTTGGCCAAGAAAGTTGGGATGATTGGAAAGATTATATTGAGGACATGAACGACAATCTACCAGAAATGGAAAATATGTCTGATTTGTTCGATAAGCCGATCATCTTAGCACCAGAATTGATTAGTGGAGTTTTGCGGCAGGGGCACAAGATGCTAATTGCTGGACCTAGTAAGGCCGGAAAGTCATTCGCGTTAATTCAGTTAGCAATTGCCATAGCAGAGGGGTGGAAATGGTTCAACTTTCAGTGCCAACGTGGCCGAGTTTTATATGTCAACTTAGAGCTAGACGAGCGTTCAGCTAAAAAACGTTTTGTCGAAATCTACAATACGTTAGGTCGGGGTCATGATCACGTAGATAACATTGATGTTTGGAACTTACGTGGGAAAACCAGTCCAATGGATAAGTTAGCACCGAAACTGATTCGTAGAGCAGAAAAAGCAGAGTACAAAGCAGTCATCATTGACCCAATTTACAAAGTTTTAACAGGTGATGAAAACAATGCTCATGATATGTCATTGTTTGTTAATCAGTTTGATTTAATCGCTACGGAATTAAAGTGTTCAGTCATCTATGCACATCATCATTCAAAGGGATCTCAGGGTGGAAAAGCTTCAATGGACCGCTCTTCTGGGTCTGGAGTGTTTGCTCGTGACCCGGATGCAATTTTGGATTTGATCGAATTGCCTGTTGATGAGCCGCGATATGATCAGCGCGAAAATGAAGCAATTTGTAGCGTGTATCAGTCAGCTATCAAGCACTTTAATTCGAATTATGAAATTCCGCTTGATGACACGTTTAGCCTGAAACAGATGTCACATCACTTATTAGCTGCATTAACTGGATTGCCAAATTCAAAGCAGATTTTAAAGCAAATAAACGAACAAAAAAATGCAGCAGTTACTGCAATCCGTCAGGCAACCGCTTGGAGATTGTCCGGAACACTGCGTGAGTTTCCAAAATTTGATCCAGTCAATGCATGGTTCCAATATCCAATTCACGTTTTGGACGACAGTTTGCAGGACATCAAAATCGATGATGATCAGAAAACGAAATGGAAAAAAGGAACACAAAAAGCCAATCAGTCCAAAAGCGAAAAATCACAACAGGAGCTTGAAGAAGCATTCAATATTTTGAGCATGGATGGCGGAGCGATTGAAGTAAATAAAATTGCAGATTATCTAGAGGTGTCAAAAAGAGCTGTTTATAACAGGATCAAAAAGAGCAAAAAGTTTAGTGCAGATGGTGGGATGATAGAAAAAATTAATAATAATGATAAATAA
- a CDS encoding RusA family crossover junction endodeoxyribonuclease, whose translation MTEKVIQFFVPMKKIPTVTHQEKQVAVVKGKPHFYEPAELRNTRQLYMDMFGQYVPDQKMLGKVRMTIKYCFPLQGKHVDGEYKDTKPDLDNMTKLVQDCLTKLGFWKDDRYVVSLIAEKFWAKIPGIFIRIEEVR comes from the coding sequence ATGACAGAAAAAGTAATTCAGTTTTTTGTACCAATGAAAAAAATACCGACAGTCACGCATCAGGAAAAACAGGTGGCTGTTGTAAAAGGTAAGCCACATTTTTATGAGCCAGCAGAATTAAGAAATACTCGTCAACTGTATATGGATATGTTTGGGCAATATGTTCCTGATCAAAAAATGCTTGGTAAGGTTCGGATGACAATTAAGTATTGTTTCCCGCTTCAAGGAAAACATGTTGATGGTGAGTACAAAGATACAAAGCCGGATTTGGACAACATGACTAAGCTAGTTCAAGACTGCCTGACTAAATTAGGATTTTGGAAAGATGACAGATATGTGGTTAGCCTGATTGCAGAAAAGTTCTGGGCAAAGATTCCGGGAATATTTATCAGAATAGAGGAAGTGAGATGA
- a CDS encoding methyltransferase domain-containing protein, with product MKILDVCCGSKMFWYEKHEPHTTYMDIRKYYHHLESGHVIDVNPDIQADWKHIPLDDETFDLVVFDPPHLIHAGKTSWLAEKYGVLPKDWQPELKAGFDECRRVLKLNGVLIFKWNDDQIKFSEVLKVFGQRPILGDKRSKTKWSVFLKE from the coding sequence ATGAAAATATTAGACGTTTGTTGTGGCTCAAAAATGTTTTGGTACGAGAAACATGAACCGCACACAACATATATGGATATTCGAAAATATTACCATCACCTAGAATCTGGCCACGTAATTGATGTTAACCCAGATATTCAAGCGGATTGGAAACATATCCCACTTGATGATGAAACTTTCGATTTGGTAGTTTTTGACCCGCCGCATCTAATTCATGCAGGCAAAACAAGTTGGCTTGCTGAAAAGTACGGAGTGCTACCTAAGGATTGGCAGCCTGAATTAAAAGCTGGTTTTGATGAATGCCGACGAGTATTAAAACTTAATGGTGTGCTGATTTTTAAATGGAATGATGACCAAATCAAGTTTTCAGAAGTTCTAAAAGTTTTTGGTCAACGTCCTATTTTAGGAGACAAAAGGTCAAAAACAAAATGGTCAGTATTTTTAAAGGAGTGA
- a CDS encoding YopX family protein — translation MKTRKIKFRVWSKTKKEYGYTDKGLKLIFPNILANEHLVIEQYTGLKDKNGKEIYEGDILKYYVDGRKKYEYLVVKYQQEGACFITGWVRVDYATRMGEVVGNIYENADLLEEK, via the coding sequence ATGAAAACTAGAAAAATTAAGTTTAGAGTGTGGAGCAAAACTAAAAAAGAATATGGATATACGGATAAGGGTTTAAAACTTATTTTTCCAAACATTTTAGCCAATGAACACTTGGTTATTGAACAATATACTGGTTTGAAAGACAAGAATGGCAAGGAAATCTATGAAGGAGACATTCTCAAATATTACGTTGATGGGAGAAAGAAGTATGAGTATCTAGTTGTTAAATATCAGCAAGAAGGTGCTTGTTTTATTACTGGTTGGGTTCGTGTTGATTATGCAACTCGCATGGGTGAAGTTGTAGGCAATATCTACGAGAACGCAGACCTATTGGAGGAAAAATGA